In Serinicoccus marinus DSM 15273, the genomic stretch CCGACGTTGGGCTGGTTGATGATCGGGGTGTCGAAGAGCGCGCCGCGCGACCCGGTGTTGGTCAGCGTGAACGTGCCTCCGGACAGCTCGTCCGGCGTGACCTTGTTGTCGCGGGTGCGCTCGGCCAGGTCGGCGATCTTGCGTGCCAGGCCCGCGATGTTGAGGTCACCGGCGTCCTTGATGACCGGCACGAGCAGGCCGCGCGGGGTGTCGACCGCGACGCCGAGGTGCTCCGCCGCGTGGTAGACGATGGAGTCGTCCTCGACGCTGGCGTTGACGATCGGGTGCTCCTTGAGCGCCTCGATGGCGGCCATCGCGAAGAACGGCATGAACGAGAGCTTGGTGCCCTCCCGCTTGAGGAACTCGTCCTTGGCGCGCTTGCGCAGCCGGGAGATCTTCGTGACGTCGACCTCGATGACCGTGGTCAGCTGGGCGCTCGTCTGCAGCGACTCCACCATGCGGGTCGCGATGACCTTGCGCAGGCGCGACATCTTCTCGGTCGTGCCCCGCTTGGCCTCGCTCTCCGGGCTCGGGGACCCGCCCCCGGACGGGGCGGAGGTCTCCGGCGTGGCGGCCTTCTCCTCCTGTGCCGCCGGTGCCTCGGCAGGCTGCTCCTTCTTGGCCTGGGCGGCGTCGAGCACGTCCTGCTTGCGGATGCGGCCTCCCACACCGGTTCCGGTGAGCGAGCCCAGGTCGACGTCGTGCTGGGCGGCGAGCTTGCGCACCAGCGGCGTGACGTAGGCACTGACGTCCTGCCCCTGCGGCGTCGAGGCCGTGGACTGCTGACGCTGCTCCACGTCCCGCGTGCCGTCGCCGTCGGCGTCCTTGTGCGAGGTGGAACCGGCCTCGGCGGAGGTGGTGCCGACACCGACCGCCTGGCCGCTGTCGTCGGCGTCGGAGGTGCCGCTGGACTCGGAGGCCTCCTGGGCCGCCTTCTCCTGCTTCTCCTGCTCGCCGCCCAGGTCCTCGGAGGAGTCCTCCTCGGCCTTCTCTTCCTTCTTCTCGTCCTCGGCCGGCTTCTCCTCGGACTCGCCCTCGGCCTTCTCCTCCTTGTCGACCTCAGCGGGCTCCTCCGACTTCTCCTCGTCCTGCGAGGAGCCCTCGTCGGAACCTCCGCCGGAGGACTCACCCCCGATGACGGCGAGCTCCCCGCCGACCTCGACGGTCTCGTCCTCCCCGGCGAGGATCGAGGTCAGTACCCCCGCGACGGGGGAGGGGATCTCGGTGTCGACCTTGTCGGTGGAGACCTCGAGCAGCGGCTCGTCGACCTCGACGGAGTCGCCCTCGGACTTGAGCCAGCGGGTGACGGTGCCCTCGGTCACCGACTCGCCCAGCGCGGGCATGGTCACGGTCTCGCCCTCCGAGCCGCCGCCGCCCCCGGAGGAGCCACCCGAGTCCCCGGACCCGGTGTCCTCGCTGCTCTCATCCTTCGAGTCGCTCGCGTCCTGGCTCTCACCGGAGTCCCCGGACTCCTGCTCCTGCTCGTCGGACTCATCAGCGTCACCGGAGTCCTCCTGCTGGGACTCCTCCTCGTCGGCCTGCGCGTCCGAGCCGCCGGAGTCGCTGCTGTCGCCCCCGTCGCCGTCCCCGACGACGCACAGGTCGGCGCCGACCTCGACGGTCTCGTCCTCCTCGGCGAGGATCTCCTGCAGCGTGCCCGCGACGGGGGAGGGGATCTCGGTGTCGACCTTGTCGGTGGACACCTCAAGCAGCGGCTCGTCGACCTCGACGGAGTCGCCGACGCTCTTGAGCCAGCGGGTCACGGTCCCCTCGGTGACGGACTCACCGAGGGCGGGCATCGATACACGTTCCGACATGTCTGTTGACTCTCTCCTCGTCCGGGGTCTGCAGTCTACGGGTGATGCTGCCGTTGGGTCAGGCGTGGTGCCACCCTGGAAGGCCGTCCGCGGACCATCCTGCCACCTGCCCG encodes the following:
- the sucB gene encoding 2-oxoglutarate dehydrogenase, E2 component, dihydrolipoamide succinyltransferase codes for the protein MSERVSMPALGESVTEGTVTRWLKSVGDSVEVDEPLLEVSTDKVDTEIPSPVAGTLQEILAEEDETVEVGADLCVVGDGDGGDSSDSGGSDAQADEEESQQEDSGDADESDEQEQESGDSGESQDASDSKDESSEDTGSGDSGGSSGGGGGSEGETVTMPALGESVTEGTVTRWLKSEGDSVEVDEPLLEVSTDKVDTEIPSPVAGVLTSILAGEDETVEVGGELAVIGGESSGGGSDEGSSQDEEKSEEPAEVDKEEKAEGESEEKPAEDEKKEEKAEEDSSEDLGGEQEKQEKAAQEASESSGTSDADDSGQAVGVGTTSAEAGSTSHKDADGDGTRDVEQRQQSTASTPQGQDVSAYVTPLVRKLAAQHDVDLGSLTGTGVGGRIRKQDVLDAAQAKKEQPAEAPAAQEEKAATPETSAPSGGGSPSPESEAKRGTTEKMSRLRKVIATRMVESLQTSAQLTTVIEVDVTKISRLRKRAKDEFLKREGTKLSFMPFFAMAAIEALKEHPIVNASVEDDSIVYHAAEHLGVAVDTPRGLLVPVIKDAGDLNIAGLARKIADLAERTRDNKVTPDELSGGTFTLTNTGSRGALFDTPIINQPNVGILGTGAVVKRPVVIVDEDGMETIAIRDMVYLAISYDHRVVDGADAARFLATMKERLEDGKFEV